Proteins found in one Crassostrea angulata isolate pt1a10 chromosome 3, ASM2561291v2, whole genome shotgun sequence genomic segment:
- the LOC128177332 gene encoding TATA box-binding protein-associated factor RNA polymerase I subunit A-like, producing MEKYTTPEQCQDLEDICTLLQDKGSKQFSRKYSSLPPIIKWFDVLEDSLVVDDPFKTNFKTDHYNMLVPNILRLLRFCFLTRKDVPTVTLLSLLTDEPQKHIDVIWKGVLEVAYHNPDRYKPFFFQLVNQLKSLYEVNAKEILLEYLLFVLHQGDINEAKHVFTVHAISKKSHAVTEQTKNVDVLCKAYQGLVYYVEWILAKSRHKKFQDLGKQLDTETSENFEQLMLACADKALNNFEVLKDVPGVWDIFITKHLEILEHYDKLEEAEALLRSYKDKNEDNPNAHKFLYSFAVRQEWQKSARIDLLKGLAKHVPSDPLVIELCELLIQENEGQNAIPFLFALLDDGMWQFELRPWKLMSELLISEVKGVNVMKGCMTFRTSWWPQYHFSSTYNCSSQLSFHKAVCCLLMDPNNTAFPEQVMMTLSPEEKEQFLSLKKKLKDLSKGS from the exons ATGGAGAAATAT ACTACTCCAGAACAATGTCAAGATTTAGAGGACATATGTACGCTTCTGCAAGACAAAGGATCCAAGCAGTTTTCCAGGAAATATTCTTCACTGCCTCCTATCATCAAGTGGTTTGATGTACTAGAAGATAGTCTTGTTGTAG ATGATCCTTTTAAGACCAACTTCAAAACTGATCATTACAACATGCTGGTGCCTAATATATTACGACTGTTGAGGTTCTGTTTCCTGACCAGGAAGGACGTCCCTACCGTCACTCTCCTCAGTCTGCTGACCGACGAACCTCAGAAGCACATAGACGTCATCTGGAAG GGTGTATTAGAAGTAGCATACCACAACCCTGACAGATATAAACCATTCTTCTTTCAACTTGTAAA tCAGCTGAAATCCTTGTATGAGGTGAATGCTAAAGAAATTCTTCTAGAATATCTGTTGTTCGTCCTACACCAAGGGGACATCAATGAAGCCAAGCATGTTTTCACCGTACAT gcAATTTCAAAGAAGAGCCATGCTGTTACAGAGCAGACAAAGAATGTTGACGTCCTGTGTAAGGCGTATCAAGGACTCGTGTACTATGTGGAGTGGATATTGGCCAAAAGCAGACATAAAAAATTCCAGGACTTAG GGAAGCAGTTAGATACTGAGACCAGTGAGAACTTTGAGCAGTTAATGCTGGCCTGTGCAGACAAAGCTCTGAATAACTTTGAGGTTTTGAAAGATGTTCCAGGAGTTTGGGATATATTTATAACCAAGCACCTAGAG ATACTGGAGCATTATGACAAACTGGAGGAAGCAGAGGCCCTTTTACGATCCTACAAAGACAAAAATGAGGACAATCCAAATGCCcacaagtttttatattcatttgcaGTTCGTCAGGAATGGCAGAAGTCTGCTAGAATTGACCTTTTGAAG GGCTTGGCAAAACATGTTCCCTCAGACCCATTAGTTATTGAGCTGTGTGAATTATTGATTCAAG AGAATGAAGGTCAAAATGCCATTCCTTTCTTGTTTGCTTTGTTGGATGATGGAATGTGGCAATTTGAACTACGACCCTGGAAGCTGATGTCTGAGTTACTTATCTCAGAAGTCAAAGG GGTCAATGTGATGAAGGGGTGTATGACCTTTCGGACGTCCTGGTGGCCTCAGTATCACTTCTCATCCACGTACAACTGTTCCTCCCAGCTCAGTTTCCACAAGGCTGTCTGCTGTCTCCTAATGGACCCAAATA ATACCGCATTTCCTGAACAAGTGATGATGACACTATCCCCTGAGGAAAAGGAACAGTTTTTATCTCTGAAGAAAAAGTTGAAGGACCTCTCCAAAGGCTCATGA
- the LOC128177340 gene encoding eukaryotic translation initiation factor 3 subunit K-like, which yields MAEAMRANVAALLKGIDRYNPENLGTLEKYIHMQAQEGTYDLEANLAVLKLYQFNPMHYQTTVACQILLKALTNMPHTDFTLCKCLIDAVRHDEEPTAQVMNLAHLLETCQFREFWGALRTNPDLTANIRGFDDSIRKFVCHVIAATYQTIPSDLLKELLGDIPEDQVQQWINKYGWKLQEDGNVFIVNQEENIKTKNITETITFESVAGIMAHCR from the exons ATGGCAGAAGCAATGAGAGCTAATGTTGCTGCTTTATTGAAAGGAATAGACAG GTACAACCCAGAAAACCTAGGAACATTGGAGAAGTATATACACATGCAAGCACAAGAAGGAACCTATGACTTGGAGGCCAATCTTGCAGTGCTTAAATT ATACCAGTTCAATCCCATGCACTACCAGACTACAGTTGCATGCCAGATTCTACTCAAGGCCCTCACAAATATGCCACATACTGACTTTACATTGTGCAAATGTTTAATTGATGCAGTCAGA CATGACGAAGAACCCACAGCACAGGTCATGAATCTAGCTCATCTGTTGGAAACCTGCCAGTTTAGAGAATTCTGG GGAGCCCTGAGAACCAACCCTGACCTGACTGCCAACATAAGGGGGTTTGATGATTCCATAAGAAAAT TTGTGTGTCATGTGATAGCAGCAACATACCAGACAATACCTTCAGATCTGTTGAAAGAGCTTCTAGGAGATATTCCAG AAGATCAGGTCCAGCAGTGGATTAACAAATATGGCTGGAAACTCCAGGAAGATGGGAATGTGTTCATTGTCAATCAGGAGGAGAACATCAAAACGAAAAACATCACAGAGACCATTACATTTGAAA GTGTTGCAGGCATCATGGCCCATTGTCGATGA
- the LOC128177341 gene encoding tetratricopeptide repeat protein 9C-like → MAKAVQKPLDEDMIASAERFKMEGNEFFKTKNTKKAMGKYHRAILQLKGVGSDEKMGALLGADIQPKKLSADMEEKFIKLKTDCYNNLAACLLQEKEPNYSKIVEYCEEVLLVSPVNAKAHHRKGVALYHLTNYEESMSSLLKADQSDSSTKKYIQMCKKEIEKQDIKLQATYKAMFGGSSKSKSDNVNNVSVNSDHLSSGDAPSNGISDINETS, encoded by the exons ATGGCAAAAGCAGTACAAAAACCGTTAGATGAAGATATGATAGCATCAGCAGAAAGATTCAAAATGGAGGGAAATGAATTCTTTAAGACTAAAAACACGAAAAAGGCAATGGGAAAGTATCACAGGGCAATTTTGCAACTGAAAGGAGTGGGGTCGGATGAAAAGATGGGTGCTCTCTTAGGAGCagatattcaaccaaaaaagCTATCAGCAGACATGGAGGAAAAGTTTATCAAATTGAAAACGGATTGCTATAATAACTTAGCgg CTTGTTTGCTTCAGGAGAAAGAGCCAAACTACAGCAAAATAGTTGAATATTGTGAGGAGGTTCTTCTTGTTTCTCCAGTGAATGCTAAAGCCCACCACAGGAAGGGTGTAGCCTTGTATCACTTAACCAACTATGAAGAATCCATGTCATCACTTTTGAAGGCAGATCAGTCAG ATTCATCGACCAAAAAGTATATTCAGATGtgcaaaaaagaaatagaaaaacagGACATTAAACTCCAAGCTACTTATAAAGCCATGTTTGGTGGATCATCAAAATCTAAAAGTGACAATGTTAACAATGTCAGCGTCAATTCCGATCATTTATCATCAGGGGATGCGCCATCAAATGGAATCTCTGATATCAATGAGACAAGCTGA